ACCTCGTCGGGTGCCGTGGCGACGTCGTGTCCCGCGACCCGAGCCTGTCCGCTGTCGGCGGTGATGAGCGTGGACAGGATCTTCACGGCGGTGGTCTTGCCGGCGCCGTTCGGCCCGAGCAGGGCGAACACGGACCCGGCCGGGATGCGCAGATCGATGCCGTCGAGGACGGTCTTGTCGCCGTACGACTTGCGCAGACCGACGGTGGAGACGGCGACGGGCGACTGCGGACCGTCGTCCCGAATGGATGTGGACATGACAGAAGAAGGCATGGAGCCCTCCGTTCGAAGGCAGAAGCGGCTGCGTGAGTGAGTGGTGTTCGCGTCCCGTGTGCGGGGCGGTGCTCAGACGCGGGCGCGGCGGACGTCGATGTTGCCGTGCCGGGTGCGGGCGCGGACCTTGACGGTGTCCTCGGTCGTCTCCGGGCCCTCGGACGCGGTGAGCGTGTTGCGCACCTGGCCGGAGCCGGAGCTGACGTCGAGCCAGGCGTCCGTGCCCTCGCGGACGCCGACCTCGATGGCGCCGTAGGAGGTCTCCAACTGGACGGTGCCACGGGCCACTTCACCCACGCGCAGGGTGCCGTGGGCGGTGGTGGCGGTGACCGAGTCCTCCGCGCGCCGGATCTCGATGTCGCCGTTGGCGCCGCTCACCCGCAGTTCGCCGGTCGCGGCCCCGACGGTCGTGGTGCCGTGCGAGTTCTTCAGGACGGCGGGGCCGTCGGCGAGGCCGACGCGCAGGCTGCCGGAGCTGGTGGTGATCTCGGCCGGGCCCTGGATCCGGTCCACGGTGATCGAGCCGTGCGACGCGGTCAGCTTCAGCGGGCCGGTCGCGTCGAGGCGGACGTCCCCGGACGAGGTCTTCACGCGGACCTCGCCGAGCCGGCCCTCGCCGAGCACCTGGGTCCAGGCGCCGGTCATGTCGACGCGCGAGTCCGTGGGCAGTTCGACCGTCACGTCGACGACGCCGGTGCGGCCGAACAGGTTGAGCTTCGGCTTCGGCGTCCTGACGGTCAGTGCGCCGCTCGCGTACGTGACCTCGGTCTGGTCGGCCGCCCGCACGTCCAGGTCCTTCTTCGGGTCGCGGGGCCGCACCTCCACGACGGTGTCGAGGCGGTCGCCGGCGGTGAACTGGATGGAACCGGCCTCCACGTGCGCGGTGACCGAGATCGCTTCGGGAGTGTCGAAAGAAGGCATGGCTGTCCCGTCCTTTTGGGTCTTCAGGACGTCCCCCCTGATGGGACGTGGTGTGGGTGAAGTGGTCCGGGCGGGGCGCGGCTAGCGCACCCAGCCCGTGAAGCTCTGTCCGACGGTCCTGCTCTTTTCCGGCGTACGCGGCCGGGCGCCGCCGTCGACCGCGGCCGACACGGCCCGCACCAGCCACGCGTTGACCGACAGGCCCTCGCGGGCGGCGGCTTCTTCGGCGCGCGCCTTGAGCTGGGCCGGCAGTCGCAGATTGACGCGGGCGGTGCCGCCCTCGTCGCCCTCGGCCGGGGCCCTGAACGCTTCCACGGGCGCGGCCGGCTCCACGGGGGTGACGCCGTCGGCGGGCGGCGGCGTCACCACGAAGTCGGGGTCGAGCCCGCGCAACCGTACGTCGACCGAGCCGGGGGCGAGTTCACGGGTGATCTCGTCCATCGCGGCGGAGAGCACGTTGAGCATGGTCAGCCGGGTCGCCGACTCCAGGGGAGCGGTGAGCCTCTCGGCCAGCTCGCGGGCTTCGTCGCCACCGGCCTCGGCGGCCACCGCGAGTTCGCGGCGGAGGTTGTCGACATACGGGGTGAGGTCCATGACGCCATCATGGCACCACAATGGCGCCATGCGCAAGCCGCCAGTGGCAGGACGGTGTCGGCCGCTCAGTGGAATGGAGGTGACCTGCGCAAACGCAGCGGACGCTGCTGATGTCATGGCGGCGCCGCATGTGCTCGTGGACGTGCGGGCCGGTGAAGTGGTGTGACGTGGCACCGCGTGGCACCGCGTGGCGCCGGGTGGCATCGGGTGGCGCCGGGGAACGCCCGGTGGCGCCATCCCGGGCGTCAGGTGGTGCCATGTGATGCCACGTCGCGGACGTCGGAGCCGTCCGGAGGCGTGGGGGTGGTCCGGCCACCCGGGCGGCCGGTGTGCGGCGCCCGCTATCGTCACTGCGATCGGCCGACGCGCGGAGCCCGTATGCAGAAGACGGAACAACTCGTCACCCAGGTGGAAGGGGAGGGTGACGCCGTCGCCGTGCCCGCTCGCGGCTGGCCGCGTTCCTGGCCGTTGCTGCTGGTGGCGGCCGCCGTCCTCCCCGGCGCGGTGCTGTTCGCCGCCGGTCGCTGGGCGGACGAGCCGGCCGTGCAGGCGTGGCGGACGGTGTGGCTCGCCGTCACCGTGCAGGCGCTGCCCTTCCTGCTGCTCGGAACGGCCCTGTCGGGTGCGATCAACGCCTTCGTGCCGGCGCACGTGTTCAACCGGCTGCTGCCGAAGCGGCCGGCGCTCGCCGTACCGGTCGCCGGGGCCGCCGGGGTCGTCCTGCCCGGCTGCGAGTGCGCGTCGGTGCCGGTCGCGAACAGCCTGATCGGACGGGGCGTCACCCCGGCCGCCGCCTTCGCGTTCCTGTTGTCGGCCCCCGCCGTCAACCCGATCGTCCTGACGGCCACGGCCGTCGCGTTTCCCGGCAGCCCGGAGATGGTCCTCGCCCGTCTGCTCGCCTCGCTCGTCACGGCGGTGGCGATGGGCTGGCTGTGGCTGGCGCTGGGCCGGGAGGAGTGGCTGCGCCCCGCCGTCCGGCACACCGGGCACCACGCCGGCCACAGCCGCTGGAGCGAGTTCCGCCGCGGCTTCCAGCACGACTTCCTGCACGCGGGCGGCTTCCTCGTCGTCGGCGCGCTGGCGGCGGCCACCTTCAACGTCGCGGTGCCGCGCTCCGTGCTCGAGACGTTCTCGGGCTCTCCGTGGCTGTCCGTGCTCTTCCTGGCCGCGCTCGCCATCGTGCTCGCGGTGTGCTCGGAGGCCGACGCGTTCGTCGCCGCCTCGCTCACCGGCTTCTCGCCGACCGCACGGCTGACCTTCATGGTCGTCGGACCGATGGTCGACCTGAAGCTGATCGCGTTGCAGGCGGGGACGTTCGGCCGCGCCTTCGCCATCCGCTTCTCCGCCGCCACGACGGTCGTGGCGATCGCGGCCGCCGCACTGATCGGAGCGGTACTGCTGTGAAACGCCCCCTTCAGATCACCCTGCTCGCCCTCAGCGGCCTGGGGGTCCTGCACGCCTCCCTCTTCAGCGACCTGTACCTGCGCTACGTCAAGGAGGGCATGCGTCCGCTGCTGATCGGGTCCGGGCTGCTGCTGCTGGGCCTGGCGGTCGCGGAGGCCTGGTGGGGGAGGAAGGACGCGGAGCAACCGGAGGAAGCGGAGGGCGGGAAGGGCGGACGGGCCGGGAACGGCCACGAGCGTCACGCCGGGTTCGAGGACGGCCACGAGCGTCACGCCGGGTTCGAGGACGGCCACGAGCGTCACGCCGGGTTCGAGGACGGCCACGAGCGTCACGCCGGGTTCGAGGACGGCCACGAGCGTCACGCCGGGTTCGAGGACGGCCACGAGCGTCACGCCGGGTTCGAGGACGGCCACGAGCGTCACGCCGGTCACGGCCACGACCACTCCCACACGCCCAAGG
This region of Streptomyces chromofuscus genomic DNA includes:
- a CDS encoding DUF4097 family beta strand repeat-containing protein produces the protein MPSFDTPEAISVTAHVEAGSIQFTAGDRLDTVVEVRPRDPKKDLDVRAADQTEVTYASGALTVRTPKPKLNLFGRTGVVDVTVELPTDSRVDMTGAWTQVLGEGRLGEVRVKTSSGDVRLDATGPLKLTASHGSITVDRIQGPAEITTSSGSLRVGLADGPAVLKNSHGTTTVGAATGELRVSGANGDIEIRRAEDSVTATTAHGTLRVGEVARGTVQLETSYGAIEVGVREGTDAWLDVSSGSGQVRNTLTASEGPETTEDTVKVRARTRHGNIDVRRARV
- a CDS encoding toxin-antitoxin system HicB family antitoxin, translated to MDLTPYVDNLRRELAVAAEAGGDEARELAERLTAPLESATRLTMLNVLSAAMDEITRELAPGSVDVRLRGLDPDFVVTPPPADGVTPVEPAAPVEAFRAPAEGDEGGTARVNLRLPAQLKARAEEAAAREGLSVNAWLVRAVSAAVDGGARPRTPEKSRTVGQSFTGWVR
- a CDS encoding permease, producing MQKTEQLVTQVEGEGDAVAVPARGWPRSWPLLLVAAAVLPGAVLFAAGRWADEPAVQAWRTVWLAVTVQALPFLLLGTALSGAINAFVPAHVFNRLLPKRPALAVPVAGAAGVVLPGCECASVPVANSLIGRGVTPAAAFAFLLSAPAVNPIVLTATAVAFPGSPEMVLARLLASLVTAVAMGWLWLALGREEWLRPAVRHTGHHAGHSRWSEFRRGFQHDFLHAGGFLVVGALAAATFNVAVPRSVLETFSGSPWLSVLFLAALAIVLAVCSEADAFVAASLTGFSPTARLTFMVVGPMVDLKLIALQAGTFGRAFAIRFSAATTVVAIAAAALIGAVLL